One part of the Sorangiineae bacterium MSr11954 genome encodes these proteins:
- a CDS encoding ribonuclease HI has product MPWVEVAFRGQKVLARTKDDGALDVQQGRVEIRYRPTDARAYRASLGNITRIEGAALQPDDTCVSGAFVPLRTPSAPSIKAAAAVVPTATGDGRTWIAYTDGACSGNPGPAGAGIVLITPDGKTTESSEWLGEATNNIAELTAILRALEAIPKNATDAVIHTDSQYAIGVLTKGWRPKANQQLIADIKRELAEHKGVRFVYVPGHAGVPMNERADSLAREAIRTGSTRRLAPH; this is encoded by the coding sequence ATGCCCTGGGTAGAGGTTGCCTTTCGCGGGCAGAAGGTCCTGGCGCGCACCAAAGATGACGGTGCGTTGGATGTTCAACAAGGGCGCGTCGAAATTCGGTATCGTCCGACCGATGCGCGCGCCTACCGCGCGTCGCTCGGAAACATCACGCGCATCGAGGGAGCCGCGCTCCAGCCCGACGACACGTGCGTTTCGGGCGCCTTCGTTCCGCTGCGCACCCCCAGCGCGCCGTCGATCAAAGCGGCAGCGGCCGTGGTCCCGACGGCCACCGGCGACGGCCGCACCTGGATCGCCTACACCGACGGCGCCTGTTCCGGAAACCCGGGTCCCGCGGGCGCCGGCATCGTGCTCATCACGCCCGATGGAAAGACCACCGAGAGCTCCGAGTGGCTGGGGGAAGCCACGAACAACATCGCCGAGCTCACCGCCATTTTGCGCGCGCTGGAGGCGATCCCCAAGAACGCCACCGACGCGGTCATCCACACGGACAGCCAATACGCGATTGGCGTGCTCACCAAGGGCTGGCGCCCCAAGGCCAATCAGCAACTCATCGCCGACATCAAGCGCGAGCTCGCCGAGCACAAAGGCGTGCGCTTCGTTTACGTGCCCGGCCACGCCGGCGTGCCCATGAACGAACGCGCCGACTCCCTCGCCCGCGAAGCGATCCGCACGGGCAGCACCCGCCGCCTCGCGCCTCATTAG
- a CDS encoding SDR family oxidoreductase codes for MGNIFRASLFDGHTAIVTGGGSGIGLAIATQLGELGARVAILGRKAERLETAKATLVQRGIQVHTAVCDIREPEQVATFVDGVAHALGPATILVNNAGGQFPTTAEQVTARGWEAVVRNNLNGTFFMTQAVATKHMIPARRGRILNIIANVRRGFPGMVHTGAARAGVENLTKTLAVEWAQYNVQVNAIAPGVIKSSGTDQYPPELLEVSRKQTPAKRLGTPEEVAHLATYLTSDAASFVTGETWYIDGGANLWGDNWPIPDPDPAM; via the coding sequence ATGGGAAACATCTTTCGAGCCAGCCTTTTCGATGGCCACACGGCCATCGTGACCGGGGGCGGCAGCGGGATCGGCCTTGCCATCGCGACCCAGCTCGGCGAGCTCGGCGCGAGAGTCGCCATCCTGGGCCGCAAAGCCGAGCGGCTCGAGACCGCCAAAGCGACCTTGGTGCAGCGCGGAATCCAGGTGCACACCGCCGTGTGCGACATCCGCGAGCCCGAGCAAGTCGCCACCTTCGTCGATGGCGTCGCGCACGCGCTGGGCCCGGCAACGATCCTGGTCAACAACGCCGGCGGTCAGTTTCCCACCACGGCCGAGCAGGTCACCGCGCGCGGATGGGAGGCCGTGGTGCGCAATAACCTCAACGGCACCTTCTTCATGACCCAAGCGGTCGCGACGAAGCACATGATCCCCGCGCGGCGCGGCCGGATCCTGAACATCATCGCCAACGTGCGGCGCGGCTTCCCCGGCATGGTCCACACGGGCGCCGCGCGCGCGGGCGTCGAAAATCTCACCAAGACGCTCGCCGTGGAGTGGGCGCAGTACAACGTCCAAGTCAACGCCATCGCGCCCGGCGTGATCAAATCGAGCGGCACCGATCAGTATCCGCCCGAGCTTCTCGAGGTGAGCCGCAAGCAGACCCCCGCGAAGCGCCTCGGCACCCCCGAAGAAGTCGCGCACCTCGCGACGTACCTGACGAGCGATGCCGCCTCGTTCGTCACCGGCGAGACGTGGTACATCGATGGCGGGGCCAATCTCTGGGGTGACAATTGGCCCATCCCGGATCCCGATCCGGCGATGTAA
- a CDS encoding tetratricopeptide repeat protein has product MEGHSDVPVPPNIPHPPLPTIDIEEAPPSTFLGTWRGWLRDYFLNEEPTVGAAMVPFCFLSIVLFTRHPLKTNFIFDEQEAILANPYVRSVAEPASKLHWLDAFHRDFWGLPHDRSIGSYRPIPDLIWRALWGLGARDQTPFLHHWVNVVLHALNAALLTVIVSKVTKDRAMGWVAGLLFVTCAVLTEAVSGVVGIADVLGALGVLLAAGALTLSAYWMVPAVFLATLFGLFSKESALCAVPLVPFAALMLSRYLHPTRPRAVGRAVLAGLATIGAFVFYVEARRRLFPAPLAPEISAAANAHKPFLARTFAALLRWYAQPILPRDPLNNPLIDAQPLYRIAAGLRIYARGLFQIIYPSTLSGDYSAPQEPIPTKLIFPESIAGAAGMVAPLVLGPVLGIVAWRRARRWRSGEGYFASPHIALVLGQKSGLLALLGVSIVWVVVSYFPVSNIPILLPTVRAERFWYFPALGTSIVLAAIFVALGRRLRAMHLGGLVTVLLIVFVGFQAYAARTHANDYTDDLVFWDATRHAVPRSAKAHLNYSVMQGARGHLEERRVANAVALDLAPTWPMANVYLGDTLCRMHRAEEGWPYYKRGFQLAPNDQNLIALAVQCLWDEKKLQTESLVRTELEELAQAFPGTWLAYLARDTIDNGDSHDGVDPQYRPRGYNQGPKEE; this is encoded by the coding sequence ATGGAAGGTCACTCCGACGTTCCCGTCCCTCCGAACATCCCTCACCCGCCGCTCCCGACCATCGACATCGAGGAAGCTCCGCCCAGCACCTTTCTCGGCACCTGGCGCGGCTGGCTGCGCGACTATTTCCTCAACGAGGAGCCCACGGTCGGCGCAGCCATGGTGCCGTTCTGTTTTCTCTCCATCGTTCTTTTCACGCGCCACCCGCTCAAGACGAATTTCATCTTCGACGAGCAAGAAGCCATACTGGCCAATCCATACGTCCGGAGCGTCGCCGAACCCGCCTCCAAGCTTCATTGGCTCGACGCCTTCCACCGCGATTTCTGGGGCCTCCCGCACGATCGCAGCATCGGCTCCTACCGCCCCATCCCCGACTTGATCTGGCGCGCCCTCTGGGGCCTCGGCGCGCGCGATCAAACTCCATTTTTGCATCACTGGGTCAACGTCGTCCTGCACGCGCTGAACGCGGCGCTCCTCACGGTCATCGTGTCCAAGGTCACCAAGGACCGCGCGATGGGCTGGGTCGCCGGCCTCCTGTTCGTGACATGCGCCGTCCTCACCGAGGCCGTGAGCGGCGTGGTGGGCATCGCCGACGTGCTGGGCGCATTGGGCGTGCTCTTAGCCGCAGGCGCCCTCACCCTGTCGGCGTATTGGATGGTCCCGGCGGTCTTCCTCGCGACCCTCTTCGGGTTGTTCTCGAAGGAGAGCGCCCTTTGCGCGGTGCCCTTGGTGCCCTTTGCCGCGCTGATGCTCTCGCGCTACCTGCACCCGACCCGCCCGCGCGCGGTGGGCCGCGCGGTGCTGGCGGGCCTGGCGACGATCGGAGCGTTCGTATTTTACGTGGAGGCGCGCCGCCGTCTCTTTCCGGCTCCGCTGGCGCCCGAGATCAGCGCCGCGGCCAACGCGCACAAGCCATTTCTAGCGCGAACCTTCGCCGCCTTGTTACGGTGGTACGCGCAGCCGATCCTCCCGCGCGATCCGCTGAACAATCCGCTCATCGACGCGCAGCCCCTTTACCGCATCGCCGCCGGATTGCGCATTTACGCGCGCGGGCTCTTTCAAATCATTTATCCATCGACCTTGTCGGGCGACTACTCGGCGCCGCAAGAGCCGATCCCAACGAAGTTGATATTTCCGGAGAGCATCGCGGGCGCGGCGGGCATGGTCGCGCCGTTGGTGCTGGGCCCCGTGCTCGGGATCGTGGCGTGGCGCCGCGCGCGAAGGTGGCGCAGCGGCGAAGGCTATTTCGCCTCGCCGCACATCGCGTTGGTGCTCGGGCAAAAGTCGGGGCTGCTCGCGCTTTTGGGCGTATCCATCGTCTGGGTCGTCGTCTCGTATTTCCCCGTATCGAACATTCCCATTCTGCTGCCCACCGTCCGAGCCGAGCGCTTCTGGTATTTCCCGGCCCTGGGGACGAGCATCGTCTTGGCGGCCATCTTCGTCGCGCTGGGGCGCCGGCTGCGCGCGATGCACCTCGGCGGGCTGGTCACCGTGCTTCTCATCGTCTTCGTGGGCTTTCAAGCCTACGCAGCGCGCACCCACGCCAACGACTACACCGACGATCTCGTCTTCTGGGACGCCACCCGCCACGCGGTGCCGCGAAGTGCCAAGGCTCATCTCAACTACTCCGTGATGCAAGGCGCCCGCGGCCACCTCGAAGAGCGTCGCGTGGCCAACGCGGTCGCGCTGGACCTTGCCCCCACGTGGCCCATGGCCAACGTCTATTTGGGAGACACCCTCTGCCGCATGCATCGGGCCGAGGAGGGGTGGCCGTACTACAAACGAGGATTCCAGCTCGCGCCGAACGACCAAAACTTGATCGCGCTGGCGGTCCAATGTTTGTGGGATGAAAAGAAGCTCCAAACCGAATCGCTCGTGCGCACCGAGCTGGAGGAACTTGCGCAGGCGTTCCCCGGAACGTGGCTCGCGTATCTGGCGCGCGACACCATCGACAATGGCGATTCGCACGATGGCGTCGATCCGCAGTATCGGCCTCGGGGGTACAATCAGGGGCCGAAGGAGGAGTGA
- a CDS encoding glutathione S-transferase — MKRSRQLIVLHPSPWSERARWALDHHGLEYDAVDHMPIVGERRLRKLSGRQKERVTVPVLVVDGNAHCESWDIALYADREGTRDKLMPAGLEAEIRQWNQVADAGMGGVRARVFAKMLESGGALDASAPSFVPKWLRPALRPVARLTIRQLQRKYQARSDEGATHVMQLRGALDRLRDVLVTRRPDAPYILGRFTYADIAMATLVQGVLPVEDRFLRLASALREVWTERSLVREYDDLVKWRDTIYDRHRYAKPN, encoded by the coding sequence ATGAAACGGTCGCGGCAGCTCATCGTCCTTCATCCGTCACCATGGTCCGAGCGGGCGCGGTGGGCGCTCGATCACCATGGGCTCGAGTACGACGCCGTCGACCATATGCCGATCGTCGGGGAGCGCCGGTTGCGGAAGCTCTCGGGGCGACAGAAGGAGCGGGTGACGGTGCCCGTGCTCGTGGTGGACGGAAACGCGCACTGTGAGTCGTGGGACATCGCACTTTATGCGGATCGCGAGGGGACGCGTGACAAGTTGATGCCCGCCGGGCTCGAGGCGGAGATTCGCCAGTGGAACCAAGTCGCCGACGCGGGGATGGGCGGGGTGCGCGCCCGTGTGTTTGCGAAGATGCTCGAGAGCGGCGGTGCGCTCGACGCGTCGGCGCCGAGCTTCGTTCCCAAGTGGCTCCGGCCCGCGTTGCGGCCGGTCGCGCGTTTGACGATCCGGCAGCTTCAACGCAAGTACCAGGCGCGGTCCGATGAAGGGGCGACCCATGTGATGCAACTGCGCGGCGCGCTCGATCGGCTGCGTGACGTGCTCGTGACGCGAAGGCCCGACGCTCCGTATATCCTCGGGCGCTTTACGTATGCCGATATCGCCATGGCCACCTTGGTTCAAGGTGTGCTCCCGGTGGAGGATCGGTTCCTTCGCCTCGCGTCGGCGCTGCGCGAGGTGTGGACGGAGCGCTCGCTCGTGCGTGAATACGACGATCTCGTAAAATGGCGCGATACGATTTACGACCGCCATCGCTACGCAAAGCCGAATTGA